acatggaaaacagtggcagaatcggacagagtcagcatggatttattaaagggaaatcatgcttgacaaatctactggaatttttcgaggatgtaactaatagagttgatgagggggagccagtggatgtggtttatttggactttcagaaggctttcgacaaagtcccacattagagattagcgtgtaaaattaaagcgcatgggatcgggggtaatgtattgagacggatagaaaactggttggcagacaggaaacaaagagtaagaataaatgggtctttttccaaatggtaggcagtgactagtggggtaccacaggaatcggtgctgggactgcagttattcacaatatatattaatgatttagatgaggaaattaaatgtaatatctccaaatttgcagatgacacaaagctgggtgggagggtgagctgtgaggaggatgcagagatgcttcagtgtgatttggacaagctgagtgagtgggcaaatgcatggcagatacagtataatgtggataaatgtgaggtcatccattttggtaacaaaaacaggattattatctgaatggctataaagtgagcgaggggaatgtgcaacaagatctgggtgtccttgtacaccagtcgctgaaggtaagcatgcaggtgcagcaggtggtaaaaaaggcaaatggtatgttggccttcatagcgagaggattcgagtacaggagcagggatgtcttgcggcaattgtacagggccttggtgagaccacacctggaatattgtgtgcagtttttgtctccttatctgaggaaggatgttcttgctatagagggagtgcagtgaaggtttacccgactgattcttaggatggtgggactgacatatgaggagagattgagtcgattaggattatattcattggagttcagaagaatgagggggaatctcatagaaacctataaacttctaacaggactagacagggtagatgcaggaaggatgttccccgtGATGGGGGAGTCTAtatccaggggtcacagtctgaggatacggggtagaccatttaggactgagatgaggagaaatttcttcacccagagagtggtgagcctgtggaattcgttaccacggAAAGTAGTTGAAaccaaaacattatatgttttcaagaaggagttagatatagctcttggggcgaaagggatcaaagagtatggggagcaggctattgagttggatgatcagccatgatcataatgaatggtggagcaggcttgaagggccgaatggcctactcctgctcctggtttctatgattctatgtttctTGACTACCCAGtcagcatctaccatgtcaagccctCTCACATTTCATTCTCAGAAACACAGGAGAGTATAGGCCATTCTACTCAGTTAATGGAAGGGGTCCCAGCTTCTACCTATCGTAGGTAGGAATTCTTGCAAGGGCGCAAATTCCTGCTTATATTATGTAGCAAGTATAATCACTTTGAGTGAAGTTTGTTGAGGAGCAGTCTAAGTGGAGCGGGATGGAGAAAGAATGAATGGATTAGCAAAAAGCAGCAAGACAGAAACTGGGAGTTGTGTTTTGGGGTGGGCAAGGAAGAAGAGTGCAAGTTGGGAGAAGGAAAGTGCCAACACAGTGAAGTTGGAGGAGCAGCTGAGCGATCAGGACAGGAACTGGAAGCCAGCTTTGACTGAGAGCTTTGAAGAGGGAAACGAGTGTAGACTTGAGCAGGGTGGAGAAGGGGCATGTTGCCAACATCAAGCTGAGCAAAGGAAGAAGATTGTCGGCTTGCCTCCTGTTATATAGCCCAATACCCAGCTTGGTGTAAAGTGTCCATTATCTACCCCCTATACCCAAACTCATTTAGCTTTCTGTTAAGGACATTGGACTAGAGAATCGGGCGGCTGATCTGCTACGGCCTGTTTACACAACACCAAAGTTGAATTTTACCTAAATGCTCTCTTGTATTGGAAGAAGAGAGATAGGATTCAATGGTAATCTCTCTTTTACCGATTGAGATGTTAAAATAATTGAATGCACCCAGTCAGAATTGGATAGGGCGTCTCTCCAACCTCAGTCTGAGACCAAATGTAGCTTTAGTAACTATCCAGATGGAAACTCAGACTTCACTCGATCCCAATCCCTCTGAACCTAAATAAACACAGTTATCAaacttccctcccttcctctcgtAACTACATCTTATCTCCACAAAGTTTAATTTTCTTGTTAAATGAGCTGCGATTCTGTTTCGTTATCTATTGGCTCCTGCTGGAGTGTGCAAGTGTGAGGACTGGAAAGATCAAACAAGAATCAAAACAGCCCAGAATAGCGGCCTGAGAGGAAGAGAGGaccaaaaaaaaatgtaaaaaaaattgatGCTTAGGTGCAAACAGTTTGCGAATGTCTAGAAGTGACTCACAGTGGGTCCCCACAGACAAAACAAAAACCCAACTCACAAGTGACAGTGTAACTTGGGTTTAAACGTTCGGACTCAGGAAGCTGCCGGACACTTGGTCAAaacctaatttttttttattcagtgtGTTGATTCCGAAAGTTCCTGTGCGGGGGGGTCTCAAACACTTTGAAAGCCCAGTGAGTGGGAGCAGGCAGGGCTGTGGGATCGTGTGTGTGAGGGGACTCTCCTCTGAGGCCGCCAGCAAGTAACAGCCTGCAAGCCACAATGGGACTAGCACTGAGATCAGAGTAGACAGTGACTGACTGCAGCCTGTGAATCAGTGTGCAAAAACAGCGCAAGGCTTACAAATCAGGAGGATTTGTCTGGGCGGGGAACGACAATGAGATGGTTCATTTCTGATTGATGTTAGTACAGGCAGATCATGGAAAGGTGCTGCAAAAGGTAAAATAACTGGAAAGATTTAGTTCCTAAAGTTAGAAAAACACTCAAACGCCTTCAGATAAAGATTATTAGAGTGCATCACatagccattttttaaaaatgaaactaaTGCTTTTAAGATATTTGCCAAAGGCTGAAACAGTGACAAGTTATTGCATGACTTACAAGTTCTTTTCTGAGCCAATCTAAAGCTTCGCCAATGTTTGCAAAGCCGCAGATATTGGTGCGAGAGATGTCGCCCTTGTTGCTCTGTCCCGGTGACAGGTTGGTGTTGAGGTCACTTTCCCTTCCCGGCTGAGAGTCGCGCCGCTCTCCGGTTTTCCAGGGCTGACTCTCCAGCTTTTCCTTCCATTCCGCGAACGATGGTCTCCTAGTCTGGAGTTTTAGTTTCGCTGTCAGCGCTTTGACTCGACTGAGGTGATCATCCGGCTCCAGCTCGCTCCCCACGGGTTCGggattcagtgagagagacatCTGTCCCCGAATACAGGCTGCTGGAGATTGGGCACAGTGGGACGATAGAAGCTGATAGCGGACTACACTTTATAGCTGTCTGTTATTATTTAACAGAACCGCCCAGTCATCTTAAAGGGACCACACCGAGCCCTTTGTAATATCTAACCAGCACCAAATAAAGATTCAAAATAAATCATATAATTTTACCTTTAGATTTCCACATTAACCCTATCGTTTTTTGGGGGGGTGTTTGTTCCAAAAACTCGGTCTTTACttcccctcctttctctctcaacTTTTCCATTTGTTTTTTTCACCAAAGTTTTTCACCATTTGCATTTCACACCCAAATCTCTGATTTATTCCCCTCCCCTCAGTGAAACATGTTGCTGTACTTTTAGTAAGATATTGGATATTTTAGTCTAATTTTATGTAATTTCCTTCTGCAACATGTTGTAATCAAGTAATGTAGGAAAAATTCAAGTGCTTTGTTTCATTCATTATCCAATTGATGTTTTATCAGATTTTGGAAGTTGCCAATTGAGGGATACTCTCTTCATATCACTGAAAGGTCaggatttttaattcattcacaggatttgggtatcattagctgggccagcatttgttacccatccctaattgcccttgagaaaggggtgagctgccttcttgaactgctgcagtccatgtggtgtagttacacccacagtgctgttagggagggtgttccaggattttgacccagtgacagtgaaggaacagtgacatatttccaagtcaggatggtgagtggcttggaggggaccttccatgtggtggtgttccagtgcatcttctgcccttgtccttctaggtggcagtgatcGTCTAAGGAGcttttgtgagttgctgcagtgcatcttgtatatggtacacactgctgctactctgcgtcagtggtggagggagtgaatgtctaagttggtggatgggatgccaatcaagtgggctgttttatcTTAGGTGGTGTTGAGTtccttgagtgttcttggagctgtgGAAGTGCAAAGGGAAAATAAAAGGTAAATGACTGCATATGAACCGGTCAGGAATTGGGACCTGAACAAACTACTTTGGGCTTATTAATGAATACTGGAATCCAGTATAATATCTTTGACAAGGTTATGTTAGATGCATCTTGTACGAGAAACacacaccagtcagtgcattTGCTCACTGAGCCATTAGAAgagcataagatcataagaaataggaggagtaggccattcagcccatcaagcctgcttcaccattcaataggatcatggcttaACTGAcatgtggccttaacttcactttccctcCTGCCAATAGCAAGAAAGATGATTTTCCTAAGTGAACATTAATGTTTCTGAAGCCCCTGGCAAACTGCCAGTGTTGCCTGATTCTGAACAATGGCTTTAGGTGCATATTTTTTACAGTGTTAAAGTGGACCCTGTCAACTTCACAGCTAATTCTGTGTAAAAGTAGGTAGCGATTATAATTGATTAAAATGAGCCAATGATCCAAACTGATCTCAGCCAAGGTGATTATTGGGATATTGGCATTGGACTCAGTGTCCAGGACTAACGAGGAGAAAACACCTCCTGAGCTCTCCTGGTTCTGACTGCCAATGTTTTCTAACTTCAAATGACAATTTCAATGAGCAGCGAATTCCCTGGAATGTATGTTTGTGACTAGAgaactttttgtttttatgacaaccCTCCTTTAATCCTGGGATTATGAATATGTCACAATGGTTGTCTGAAGCACTTATATTCACTTTGATAGTGTTTACTTAAAATTATAACAGAACATTGAAATAATGGAATAATGGAAAACATTTGTGAATTCCATCAGAATTTTAAATCAGCTTAAAGAGCTCTATGTACAATGACAATCAGGCAGTATCTGTAATTATATACTTATTACAAATCACTTGttgcaaaaatatatttttagcaAAATGCCAGGTAGCAAAGGAGTTGAAACCTTAACCAGACGGATTCCTGACTGTGTAAACTTTATAATCGTATACAGAAGATACTTACCAGTAACATTCCAAAATGGAGAGAAATGGCTCCATTTTCAACAGTTGAGCAAAAGTATATGTTTTATGGAATGTGAAGAAATGCATAAGAAAAGTGCTCTTTTAAACCAGGGCTCCTATTagtattcataacaaagtaaatgaattgatggcccacattgaagtaaataaatatgatctgatagccattatggagatgcGGCTGCCAGGTGACAAAGATTGAGttcttaatattgaagggtacatgacattgaagaagaataggaagccagGTAAAGgcggaggggtagcactgttaatcaaagagggcattggtgcaatagttagagatgaccttggttcaggagatcaggatgtagaatcggtttggttggagatgaggaatagtaggggaaaaaagtcattagtgggagtggtctacagggcccctaacagtaaccacagtgtagggcaaagtattcaagagaaagtACTGTGTGCTTTTGATAAAGGGAcgtcaataatcatgggtgattttaatctacacataaactggaaaaatcagattggcagtaatagcctggatgaggagttcttagaatgctttcaagatagtctCTTAGAACAGTATGTTCTGGAACTAACCagaaagcaggttatattagacttggtattgtgtaacgtgacaggatgaattaatgacctcagagtgaaggtacccctaggtagcagcgactacaatatgattgaattttacatccagtatgaaagggagaagggtgagtctaagactagtatcttaaacttaaataagggcaactatgtggggatgaaacctgagctagctgaagtgaactgggaactaggctagaggatagatcaatagagaagcagtggcagatatttgagggagtatttcagaatattcagaataagtacattcctactatcaagaaaaattctaaggggaggacccaccatccgtggttaactaaagatgttacggaaagcatcaaacttaaaggaaaagcatacaactccacaaagatgagtgacaAGACAGacgattgggcagaatataaagaatagcagagaatgactaaaaagttaatcaggagaaagaagttagagtatgagaggaagctagctagaaatgtaaaaatggagagcaagagtttctacagatatttaagaaggaaaagagtaagtaaagtgagtgttggtcctctagagtgtgacagtggggagttaatagtagataataaggaaatggcagaagaaatgaacaggtgttttgcttctgtgttcactgtaaAGGATACAAAAACagttccagtaatagctgcaaatcaggaggtaaacgtgagaaaggaacttggtgaaattgaaatcactagggaaagggtactgagcacattgatggagctgcaggctgacaagtccttgGGGccctgggtgattttaatctacacacaaactggaaaaatcagattggcagtagtagcctggatgactacatcctagggtcttaaaagaggtggctaacgaggtagtcgatgcactggtgttaattttccaaaattcgctagattctgggaaggttccatcaggttggaaagtaacaaatataacccctctattcaagaagggagtgaggcagaaaacaggaaactataggccagttagcttgatgtctgtcatggggaagttattggaatcgatcattaaggaggttataactgggcacttagaagagttcaaggcaatagggaagagtcagcatggttttgtgaaaggaaaatcatgtttaaccaatttattggagtttttagAAAGAGTAACatatgcagtggataaaggggagtctgtagatgtactgtacttggatttccagaaggcatttgataaggtgccacatcaaagattattatggaaaataaaagcgcatgatgtagtggataacatattagcctggatagaagattagctggcttgcagaaagcagagagtatgcataaatgggtctttttctgattggcaggaaacgactagtggagtcccacaggggtctgtactggggcctcaactttttatgattaacatcaatgacttaggtgaggggatgaagacatggtagctaaattttcagatgccacaaagataggtaggaaagtatgttgtgaagaggacatgaggaggttgtagATTGACATATATAGGTTGAGTgagttggcaaatggagtttaatgtgggaaaatgtgaagttgttcactttggcaggaagaacaaacaaagagtgttacttaaatggagaatggctgcataattctgaggtacagagggatctaggtgttctagtacgagtcacaaaaagttagtaggcaggtacagcaagtaattaagaagactaatggaatactatccattATTATgtgaggaattgaatataaaagtaaggatgttatgcttcagttatacagggcattggtgagaccacacctcgaatactgtgtgcggttttggtctccttatttaaggagggatgtaaatgcattggagatggttcagaggaggtttactagattgatacttggaataaGTGGgttatcttaagaggaaaggttggacagactgggcttgtttccactggagtttagaagagtgagggatgatttgattgtagtttacaagatcctgaacggccttgacaaggtggacgtggaaaggatgtttcctcttgtgggtgagtccagaactagggggcactgttttaaaattaggggtctcccttttaaggcagagatgaggagaaaagttttctctcagagggttgtgtgactttggaattctctgccagagAAGCTGGCggagacggggtcattgaatatttttaaggcagaggtagatagattcttgtcaggtgagggaatcaaaggttatcgggattagatgggaatgtggaagccataatcttattgaatggtggaacaggtcgagggaccgaatggtgtactcctgttcctatttcttatgttcatatgttcttatgttctaaagcatcatcatcagcatcatcagcaacagcaataatttatatttatatagggcctttaaTGTCATggaatgtcccaagatgcttcatatGCAGCATTAGAAAATAATGTATGAATTTGAgctgcataaggagatattaggtcagatgcccaaaagtttggtcaaaggtgTGCCTaaaaggaggagagtgaagtaGCGCAGC
The nucleotide sequence above comes from Carcharodon carcharias isolate sCarCar2 chromosome 19, sCarCar2.pri, whole genome shotgun sequence. Encoded proteins:
- the fam167b gene encoding protein FAM167A isoform X2; the protein is MSLSLNPEPVGSELEPDDHLSRVKALTAKLKLQTRRPSFAEWKEKLESQPWKTGERRDSQPGRESDLNTNLSPGQSNKGDISRTNICGFANIGEALDWLRKELREMQSLDHQIARKLICLRREIHRLKVEQICHQHKEMLDDVTYGLEECEEESDLLLDIPLKAVFSLSTPLKHIGVTKMNINSRRFSLS
- the fam167b gene encoding protein FAM167A isoform X1 → MLGHSLRLRKKAACIRGQMSLSLNPEPVGSELEPDDHLSRVKALTAKLKLQTRRPSFAEWKEKLESQPWKTGERRDSQPGRESDLNTNLSPGQSNKGDISRTNICGFANIGEALDWLRKELREMQSLDHQIARKLICLRREIHRLKVEQICHQHKEMLDDVTYGLEECEEESDLLLDIPLKAVFSLSTPLKHIGVTKMNINSRRFSLS